From Ruminococcus sp. HUN007, a single genomic window includes:
- a CDS encoding dockerin type I repeat-containing protein: protein MKKTISFILCLSLAAATVMPAYALEQDTTETNSTATDAPETDSTKITKGDITADGIVDVTDLTELSLALIGDRELSDEQMKAADVDDTGEVNLADLAKIRQFLSKKIPSLENIPENDPSKMPYDFFITSGSSSEYRELKEALELDSEEFSKYLIKTNNGIRTKKQAEEFISAVDKVSLLGNIKGNIYAIIYDKGISAVTQKEYEKINISIKTDDEKRVSYEFLPFSEPSELYQGWADKRPNSSIYETPLQNNAGNFRVYAVSEPERSTDPYIIIAGINDITVRIMYYTDNADDINIQSWLDWTSLVSVEDYDKPNEDQPAESVPPRYYYDLHFNDYENLSDNLLASMYEKEDENKAIGAHSEEFEKFLELLKGNGSVWVPAIDGEEPEWRNKSGFYNISMVEDLFGKPCLFFNFADENSNSYIKVTDVSEEFKKLGTKSTVRFLKAMDKTPDDDFFAYDQSETKIIELTDGTSVEAIFGKITKTETSWDGSIISDTRTRVHFLYNGLFVSVCCRPETLEAGLLEKLSLKSIPLNNYKFDSTPIFLIRNKEKVNTQFGERELYFNHVFTADGNSYNGGVPQYKPGVTMPTYEEEISTFINLGKNDRKLTLKNKTLLKKATELAKNAALYKDCELIKINPKPYDECETSLKLIYRDENGELKPLTVYYNNGGSASWIDNAEIQEFIILMIEQGYLEGTNFLKAVTTVPDKTPVETNHPDPPLVFAVKSISEYNGLKQAMEQSDEELKQYIASMEGHFSLNDRESAEKLTEQIDKLSFPKIISGKVSDIDLTTGKSLSGETYEYWHVSVNSENGEWVRYDYFPDTAPDSFDYDKIGEAKNATVAIWGTPLQNNDGSIKIYADYMIPHPSGTGYLVTMYTAINGETFTVSYYTHDPDKDYLTILKSASLVNIDGLDE from the coding sequence ATGAAAAAAACTATATCATTTATTCTGTGCCTTTCACTGGCGGCAGCGACAGTCATGCCGGCATATGCCCTTGAACAGGATACTACAGAAACAAATTCTACGGCAACAGACGCACCGGAAACTGACAGTACGAAAATAACAAAAGGCGATATTACAGCAGACGGCATTGTTGACGTTACTGATCTCACCGAGCTTTCCCTTGCACTTATCGGAGACAGAGAACTTTCAGATGAACAGATGAAAGCCGCTGATGTTGATGATACCGGTGAAGTCAATCTTGCTGATCTGGCAAAAATCAGACAGTTCCTGTCAAAGAAGATACCATCACTGGAGAATATTCCGGAAAACGATCCGTCTAAAATGCCGTATGATTTCTTTATTACGTCAGGTAGTTCTTCGGAATACAGAGAACTGAAAGAGGCTCTTGAACTCGACAGCGAAGAATTCAGCAAATATCTGATAAAAACAAACAACGGAATCAGAACCAAAAAACAGGCAGAAGAATTCATAAGTGCAGTAGATAAGGTTTCACTGCTCGGGAATATAAAAGGAAACATATACGCGATAATATATGACAAGGGGATATCTGCAGTTACGCAAAAAGAATATGAAAAGATAAACATCAGTATCAAAACCGATGATGAAAAACGTGTATCCTATGAATTTTTACCTTTCAGTGAACCGTCCGAACTGTATCAGGGATGGGCAGATAAAAGGCCGAATAGCAGCATTTATGAAACACCTCTTCAGAACAATGCAGGTAACTTCAGGGTGTATGCTGTTTCTGAGCCGGAACGCAGTACAGATCCATACATAATTATCGCAGGTATAAACGATATCACTGTAAGAATAATGTATTATACTGATAACGCTGATGATATTAATATTCAGTCATGGCTTGACTGGACTTCTCTTGTAAGTGTCGAAGATTACGACAAACCAAACGAGGATCAGCCTGCCGAATCGGTACCACCGCGTTATTATTATGATCTGCATTTTAACGACTACGAAAATCTTTCCGACAATCTTCTGGCATCTATGTACGAAAAAGAAGATGAAAACAAAGCCATCGGCGCTCATTCCGAAGAATTTGAAAAGTTCTTAGAATTACTGAAAGGAAACGGCTCTGTATGGGTTCCTGCCATAGACGGCGAAGAACCGGAATGGCGTAATAAATCAGGCTTTTACAATATTTCTATGGTTGAAGATCTTTTCGGAAAGCCTTGTCTGTTCTTCAATTTTGCCGATGAGAATTCCAACTCATACATCAAAGTCACAGACGTTTCCGAAGAATTCAAAAAACTCGGAACGAAAAGTACGGTCAGATTCCTGAAAGCAATGGATAAAACACCGGATGACGACTTCTTTGCATATGATCAGAGTGAAACGAAAATCATAGAACTCACTGACGGCACATCAGTCGAAGCGATATTCGGAAAAATCACAAAAACAGAAACCTCATGGGACGGAAGCATAATATCCGATACAAGAACCCGTGTTCACTTCCTGTACAACGGTTTATTTGTCTCAGTCTGCTGCAGGCCGGAAACGCTCGAAGCAGGATTGCTGGAAAAACTCAGTCTGAAATCAATTCCTCTTAACAATTACAAATTCGACAGCACTCCTATTTTCCTTATCAGAAACAAAGAAAAGGTAAATACACAATTCGGTGAAAGAGAGCTTTATTTCAATCACGTATTCACAGCAGACGGTAACAGCTATAACGGCGGCGTACCGCAGTACAAACCTGGTGTGACAATGCCAACATACGAAGAAGAAATCTCAACGTTCATAAATCTTGGAAAAAATGATCGCAAACTTACACTCAAAAATAAAACTCTTCTGAAAAAAGCAACCGAACTTGCAAAAAATGCAGCCTTATATAAAGACTGCGAACTTATCAAAATTAATCCGAAACCATACGATGAATGCGAAACAAGTCTTAAACTGATTTACAGAGATGAAAACGGTGAGCTTAAGCCCCTGACTGTTTATTACAATAACGGAGGATCAGCTTCATGGATTGATAATGCTGAGATTCAGGAATTTATCATACTTATGATAGAACAAGGATATCTTGAAGGAACGAACTTTCTTAAAGCCGTAACTACGGTACCGGATAAAACGCCAGTCGAAACTAACCACCCTGATCCGCCACTTGTTTTCGCAGTAAAAAGCATTTCTGAATATAACGGCTTAAAACAGGCAATGGAACAAAGCGATGAAGAACTAAAACAATACATCGCTTCCATGGAAGGTCACTTCTCACTGAACGACAGAGAATCAGCAGAAAAACTCACAGAACAGATTGATAAACTTTCCTTCCCGAAGATCATTTCAGGCAAAGTATCGGACATTGATCTTACCACAGGAAAATCATTATCCGGAGAAACATACGAATACTGGCATGTCTCTGTTAATTCCGAGAACGGCGAGTGGGTAAGATACGATTACTTCCCTGATACTGCTCCTGATTCCTTCGATTATGATAAGATCGGCGAAGCTAAAAATGCCACTGTAGCAATATGGGGTACTCCGTTACAGAACAACGACGGAAGTATAAAGATCTATGCCGACTACATGATCCCTCATCCATCCGGAACAGGTTATCTGGTTACTATGTACACAGCAATTAACGGAGAAACATTCACGGTCAGCTATTATACTCATGATCCGGACAAAGATTATCTGACAATTCTGAAATCCGCTTCTCTCGTTAATATCGATGGGCTTGATGAATAA
- a CDS encoding DUF1629 domain-containing protein produces MKYYLLGSNLNYKSCYLENASSLKFKKQYYNGELLDDSVVINVSVNSEVRNKYLPLKNIMHFWGCGDSFAVDEKVKKLLEKYYAEYFDFKEIEVMDSELDNNFYLLFFRKFTEGFDEEKSVLNFDSRDSYVVSEDAVLYSVFKFNYPKSLTFADETFKKFVEDNHIEGWTFREAFEI; encoded by the coding sequence ATGAAATATTATCTTTTAGGAAGTAATCTGAATTATAAATCATGTTACCTGGAAAATGCAAGTTCTTTAAAATTCAAAAAGCAATATTATAATGGAGAATTGCTTGATGATTCAGTAGTTATAAATGTTAGTGTAAACAGCGAAGTGCGGAATAAGTATCTTCCTCTTAAAAATATCATGCATTTCTGGGGATGCGGTGATAGTTTTGCTGTCGATGAAAAAGTAAAGAAACTTCTTGAAAAATATTACGCTGAGTATTTTGACTTTAAAGAAATAGAGGTAATGGATTCAGAATTGGATAATAACTTTTATCTTTTGTTTTTCAGAAAATTTACAGAAGGCTTTGATGAAGAAAAATCTGTTCTTAATTTTGATTCCAGAGATTCATATGTAGTATCTGAAGATGCGGTATTGTATTCTGTATTCAAATTTAATTACCCTAAATCTCTTACTTTCGCCGACGAAACCTTCAAAAAGTTCGTCGAAGACAATCACATAGAAGGCTGGACGTTTAGGGAGGCATTTGAGATATGA
- a CDS encoding helix-turn-helix transcriptional regulator, whose amino-acid sequence MPIIVNLDVMMAKRKVSSGDLAEKIEITPANLSILKTGKAKAIRFSTLEKICEALDCQPGDILEYNKE is encoded by the coding sequence ATGCCTATAATTGTAAATCTCGATGTTATGATGGCAAAGAGAAAAGTCTCATCAGGTGATCTTGCTGAAAAGATAGAGATCACACCAGCCAATCTTTCGATACTCAAAACAGGAAAAGCCAAGGCAATAAGATTTTCCACACTGGAAAAGATATGCGAAGCCCTCGACTGCCAGCCTGGTGATATTCTTGAGTATAACAAGGAATAA
- a CDS encoding DUF2975 domain-containing protein gives MWNKEMSVLLSKGLIVLTLIMAVSSVGWFAQCIGMIEVYYYRPFSHLGSCILGFAVIAFACALLVFLFFLLNNISKKKVFVRENVRNLRFISWCCFAVTAILAAWGIVTFLEIIFLAAFITGFIGLILRVVKNVFEEAVALKEENDFTV, from the coding sequence ATGTGGAATAAGGAAATGTCAGTTTTATTGTCGAAAGGACTTATCGTTTTAACACTCATTATGGCGGTAAGTTCAGTAGGATGGTTCGCTCAGTGCATTGGCATGATTGAGGTCTACTACTACAGACCGTTCAGTCATCTGGGTTCGTGTATACTCGGATTTGCAGTAATAGCATTTGCATGTGCTCTGCTCGTATTTCTTTTCTTCCTTCTCAACAACATTTCAAAAAAGAAGGTCTTCGTGAGGGAGAATGTCAGAAATCTCAGATTCATTTCATGGTGCTGCTTTGCTGTTACAGCAATTCTTGCTGCATGGGGCATTGTTACATTTCTCGAAATTATCTTCCTTGCAGCATTCATAACAGGCTTTATCGGCCTTATACTCAGAGTAGTGAAGAATGTATTTGAAGAAGCAGTTGCACTCAAGGAAGAAAATGACTTTACAGTCTGA
- a CDS encoding MalY/PatB family protein, giving the protein MKYDFDTVTDRRGTNSYKWAVGKDVLPMWVADMDFKTAPEIISVLSERVNHGIFGYSDVTDEWYDAYINWWDRRHGIHFDRKDIFFSTGVIPTISSCVRRLTSPAEKVIIMTPVYNIFYNCILNNGRVVSECPLAYHDGRYSIDWSELERAMRDPQTTLMLLCNPHNPIGRIWDRETLARIGEMAYENGVVVVSDEIHCDITDPGKMYVPFASVSEKCAKNSVTCIAPTKTFNIAGIQTSAVVASDPGLRHRVWRQLNTDECGEPNAFAVQAAVAAFSEGEQWLDELREYIFANKQRVSTFLKENIPQIKLVPSEATYLLWLDCSEITDDSKRLASEIRSKTGLYLSHGMQFGNGDRFLRMNIACPRVLLEDGLARLKKAVNIILSK; this is encoded by the coding sequence ATGAAATATGATTTCGACACAGTGACTGACAGAAGAGGGACGAACTCTTACAAATGGGCAGTCGGAAAAGATGTGCTCCCTATGTGGGTGGCAGACATGGATTTTAAAACGGCTCCGGAGATAATATCCGTTTTATCGGAACGGGTAAACCACGGCATTTTCGGATATTCAGACGTTACAGATGAGTGGTACGACGCATATATAAACTGGTGGGACAGAAGACACGGTATACACTTTGACAGAAAAGATATTTTCTTCAGCACCGGTGTTATACCGACCATTTCAAGCTGTGTGCGCCGGCTTACATCACCGGCTGAAAAGGTCATTATCATGACTCCGGTGTACAATATTTTCTATAACTGTATACTCAACAACGGCCGTGTGGTCAGTGAGTGTCCTCTTGCTTACCATGACGGACGGTACAGCATTGATTGGAGTGAACTTGAACGGGCTATGCGCGATCCGCAGACCACACTCATGCTTCTCTGCAATCCGCATAATCCGATCGGCCGGATATGGGACAGGGAAACGCTCGCGCGTATCGGTGAAATGGCGTATGAAAACGGTGTTGTCGTTGTTTCCGACGAGATCCACTGCGATATTACCGATCCGGGAAAGATGTATGTCCCTTTTGCATCAGTTTCGGAAAAATGCGCGAAGAACAGCGTGACATGCATTGCACCGACCAAGACGTTCAACATTGCAGGAATTCAGACATCTGCAGTTGTGGCATCTGATCCGGGGCTTCGTCACCGTGTCTGGAGACAGCTCAATACAGATGAATGCGGTGAGCCGAATGCTTTTGCAGTACAGGCGGCGGTGGCGGCATTCAGTGAGGGTGAACAGTGGCTTGATGAACTCCGTGAGTATATTTTCGCGAACAAGCAGAGGGTGAGCACTTTTCTGAAGGAAAACATTCCGCAGATAAAGCTTGTACCTTCCGAAGCGACATATCTTCTCTGGCTCGACTGTTCGGAGATAACCGATGACTCAAAGCGTCTTGCCAGTGAGATCAGAAGCAAAACAGGACTATATCTTTCACACGGAATGCAGTTCGGAAACGGCGACAGATTCCTCCGCATGAATATCGCCTGCCCGCGGGTGCTGCTTGAAGACGGACTTGCGAGACTGAAAAAAGCGGTAAACATCATTCTTTCAAAGTGA
- a CDS encoding DUF4214 domain-containing protein: MKNGIKMSIAALISSVAVLSAAVPASAAESSGKSSADAVKDVVLLWQSPAEGSDVNGDGEINVLDLMRYKYNIINPVTEPETAAGKFVYGLYRNMLGKDPDPAVAEDYAKQLESGNISASGLFLQLAKRPDFDQDSFSDEEYVTLMYRALLGREPDEQGYKNWCGRIKLFSRTYVLHGFAASDEFKKLCSESGMAPGEVALAEPRDVNDGITRAVAPMIVSLTGKPADGTKLNELVGNIKDGKKTFQETAFEVAEYDDVTSAEMSEDEFVNALFTGLLDRAPSDDEKNIYKTLLSEGGSRADAVRKLAASEGFFGRFESMGFGGNLRRIGSNYRKNDAWYHLEPSGKTYPVTNDVLLKLLDSCQSVLKEKGTSVDDIYKFCISDSAYKYMEKTKTLEELEEKGWTYFADYAMHNYYSVCYYMAAQMDILLEQAGYQCRVVHATHGSGDHYWNQIYINGTWTNYDVTNWWSNYTWDQMVAAGDYILLGYVRPEYK; the protein is encoded by the coding sequence ATGAAAAACGGTATAAAAATGAGTATTGCGGCACTGATCTCTTCTGTCGCTGTACTTTCTGCTGCCGTTCCGGCATCCGCTGCCGAAAGTTCCGGAAAAAGCAGTGCAGATGCAGTCAAGGATGTTGTTCTTCTCTGGCAGAGTCCGGCTGAAGGAAGTGATGTCAACGGTGACGGTGAGATAAATGTGCTTGACCTGATGCGTTACAAGTACAATATTATCAACCCTGTGACCGAACCTGAAACTGCTGCAGGAAAATTTGTTTACGGGCTGTACAGGAACATGCTTGGGAAGGATCCTGATCCTGCGGTAGCGGAGGATTATGCAAAACAGCTTGAAAGCGGCAATATTTCAGCGTCAGGGCTTTTCCTTCAGCTTGCAAAGCGCCCTGACTTTGATCAGGACTCGTTTTCCGATGAAGAGTATGTAACGCTTATGTACAGAGCACTTCTCGGACGTGAACCGGATGAGCAGGGTTATAAAAACTGGTGCGGACGTATAAAACTTTTCAGCCGTACCTATGTGCTTCACGGTTTTGCTGCTTCAGATGAGTTTAAAAAGCTCTGCTCCGAATCAGGCATGGCGCCGGGTGAAGTAGCTCTTGCAGAACCGCGTGATGTAAACGACGGTATAACAAGGGCGGTCGCTCCGATGATCGTAAGTCTGACAGGTAAACCGGCCGACGGAACGAAGCTCAATGAACTTGTTGGGAATATAAAGGACGGAAAGAAAACTTTCCAGGAAACAGCATTTGAAGTCGCGGAATATGATGATGTCACTTCGGCGGAAATGAGCGAAGATGAGTTTGTAAACGCACTTTTTACCGGACTTCTTGACCGTGCTCCGTCCGACGACGAAAAGAACATTTACAAAACTCTTCTTTCAGAAGGCGGAAGCAGGGCAGATGCAGTCAGAAAGCTGGCGGCATCAGAAGGTTTCTTCGGCCGTTTTGAATCGATGGGCTTCGGCGGAAATCTACGCCGCATCGGATCCAACTACAGAAAAAATGATGCATGGTATCATCTTGAACCGTCAGGAAAGACCTATCCTGTTACGAATGACGTGCTTCTTAAACTCCTTGACAGCTGTCAGTCAGTACTGAAGGAAAAGGGAACATCGGTGGATGACATATATAAGTTCTGTATATCAGATTCGGCTTACAAGTACATGGAAAAGACGAAGACTCTTGAGGAACTCGAGGAGAAGGGCTGGACCTACTTTGCCGACTATGCGATGCACAACTACTATTCCGTATGTTACTATATGGCAGCGCAGATGGATATCCTTCTTGAACAGGCCGGTTATCAGTGTCGTGTAGTCCATGCCACACACGGATCGGGCGATCATTACTGGAACCAGATATATATAAACGGAACATGGACGAATTACGATGTCACTAACTGGTGGAGCAACTACACCTGGGATCAGATGGTGGCAGCCGGAGATTACATTCTTCTCGGTTATGTGAGACCGGAATACAAGTGA
- a CDS encoding glycosyl hydrolase family 65 protein, translated as MNYGYFDLENKEYVITRPDTPAPWVNYLGSPEYGAIISNNAAGYSFVKSGANGRISRFRFNSMMSLPGRYIYLRDNDSKDYWSASWQPVGKSLDEYKTKTVHGTAYTVITSEYSKITSEVTYYVPLGKTYEVWNTKITNNDTKPRNLSAFGFIEFTNENNYEQDQVNLQYSLFISRTSFEKNKILQHLNENEKKDATGSNHKERFFGMVGAPISGYCGNFDNFIGSYRTYSNPIAVENGKCDGTMNFNSNSCGALQSDITLAPGQSVTLTYILGQNDDVKASAIIDRYNDRTLADKEVAELKNYWHEKLNNFQVKTPSEEFNNMINVWNSYQCFITFIWSRAASFIYCGLRNGYGYRDTVQDIQGIIHLDPEMAAEKIRFMISAQVDNGGGLPLVKFDHNAGHEDTPDDPSYVKATGHPSYRADDALWLFPTIEKYIGESGNIAFLDEVIVYANGGEDTVYDHLKRAIKFSMDHMGDHSMPAGLHADWNDCLRLGAKGESTFVAFQLYYAINVLRRYAERKNDAEYIKYLDKIKADLAASLDKCWDDDRFIRGIREDGTIVGAKKDPEANMWLNPQSWGIISGFSSKERAEKSMQTVEEQLSTPYGIKLLEPPYADHHFKGALMHIFNADTKENGGIFSQPQGWAILAESLIGHGDRAFRYFMNSSPAAMNDKAEIRVIEPYAHGQFTESKRSPYEGRSHVHWLTGTASTVMVGCVEGICGMRPDADGLHVNPSIPSSWDGFEIKKFFRGKWLNITVDNKAHVQSGVKEVIINGTKAEGDFIAASALKDNNDITVVMG; from the coding sequence ATGAACTACGGCTACTTTGACCTTGAAAACAAGGAATATGTTATAACAAGACCAGACACTCCGGCTCCGTGGGTAAACTATCTCGGTTCACCTGAATACGGCGCTATCATCTCAAACAACGCAGCAGGATACAGCTTCGTTAAGTCAGGCGCAAACGGAAGAATTTCACGTTTCAGATTCAACTCAATGATGTCTCTTCCGGGCAGATATATCTACTTAAGAGACAACGACTCAAAGGACTACTGGTCAGCTTCATGGCAGCCTGTAGGCAAGTCTCTTGATGAATACAAGACAAAGACAGTTCACGGTACTGCCTACACAGTTATCACATCGGAATACTCAAAGATCACTTCAGAAGTAACATACTACGTTCCGCTCGGCAAGACATACGAAGTGTGGAACACAAAGATCACAAACAATGACACAAAGCCAAGAAATCTTTCAGCTTTCGGTTTCATTGAATTCACAAACGAAAACAACTACGAACAGGATCAGGTAAACCTTCAGTACTCACTGTTCATTTCTAGAACAAGTTTTGAAAAGAACAAGATTCTCCAGCACCTCAACGAAAACGAAAAGAAGGACGCTACAGGTTCAAACCACAAGGAACGTTTCTTCGGCATGGTCGGTGCTCCGATCAGCGGATACTGCGGTAACTTCGACAACTTCATCGGTTCATACAGAACATACTCAAATCCGATAGCAGTTGAAAACGGCAAGTGCGACGGCACAATGAACTTCAACTCAAACTCATGCGGTGCTCTCCAGTCAGACATCACACTCGCTCCTGGTCAGTCTGTTACACTCACATACATTCTCGGTCAGAACGACGACGTAAAGGCATCTGCAATTATCGACAGATACAACGACAGAACACTCGCTGACAAGGAAGTAGCAGAACTTAAGAACTACTGGCACGAAAAGCTCAACAACTTCCAGGTAAAGACACCAAGCGAAGAGTTCAACAACATGATCAACGTATGGAACTCATACCAGTGCTTTATCACATTCATCTGGTCAAGAGCTGCTTCATTCATCTACTGCGGTCTCAGAAACGGTTACGGCTACAGAGATACAGTTCAGGATATTCAGGGTATCATCCACCTCGATCCTGAAATGGCTGCCGAAAAGATCCGTTTCATGATCTCAGCTCAGGTAGACAACGGCGGCGGACTCCCGCTCGTTAAGTTCGACCACAACGCAGGTCACGAAGACACACCTGATGATCCTTCATACGTAAAGGCAACAGGACATCCTTCATACAGAGCAGACGACGCACTCTGGCTCTTCCCTACAATTGAAAAGTACATCGGTGAAAGCGGAAACATCGCATTCCTCGATGAAGTTATCGTATATGCAAACGGCGGCGAAGACACAGTTTACGATCACCTCAAGAGAGCTATCAAGTTCTCAATGGATCACATGGGCGACCACAGCATGCCTGCAGGTCTCCACGCTGACTGGAACGACTGCTTAAGACTCGGTGCAAAGGGCGAAAGCACATTCGTTGCATTCCAGCTCTACTACGCTATCAACGTTCTCAGAAGATACGCTGAAAGAAAGAACGATGCTGAATACATCAAGTACCTCGATAAGATTAAAGCAGATCTCGCAGCTTCACTCGACAAGTGCTGGGATGACGACAGATTCATCAGAGGTATCCGTGAAGACGGAACTATAGTTGGTGCAAAGAAAGACCCTGAAGCAAACATGTGGCTCAATCCGCAGAGCTGGGGTATCATTTCAGGCTTCTCATCAAAGGAAAGAGCTGAAAAGTCAATGCAGACTGTTGAAGAACAGCTCAGCACTCCTTACGGCATCAAGCTTCTCGAACCACCGTATGCTGACCACCACTTCAAGGGCGCTCTCATGCACATCTTCAACGCGGACACAAAGGAAAACGGCGGTATCTTCTCACAGCCGCAGGGATGGGCTATCCTTGCTGAATCACTCATCGGCCACGGCGACAGAGCATTCAGGTACTTCATGAACAGCTCACCTGCTGCAATGAACGACAAGGCTGAGATCCGTGTAATCGAACCTTACGCACACGGTCAGTTCACAGAATCAAAGCGTTCACCATACGAAGGACGTTCACACGTACACTGGCTCACAGGTACAGCTTCAACAGTTATGGTAGGATGCGTTGAAGGTATCTGCGGTATGCGTCCTGACGCTGACGGTCTCCACGTAAATCCTTCTATCCCTTCATCATGGGACGGCTTCGAAATAAAGAAGTTCTTCAGAGGCAAGTGGCTCAACATCACAGTTGACAACAAGGCTCACGTACAGAGCGGCGTAAAGGAAGTTATCATCAACGGCACAAAGGCCGAAGGCGACTTCATCGCAGCTTCTGCACTTAAGGATAATAACGATATTACAGTTGTAATGGGATAA
- a CDS encoding ATP-binding protein, which translates to MNRKSIEQLMRWKTDPERKPLIIKGARQVGKTWLMKEFGKTCYGDYVYLNFDEEESIKSVFEKNKDPHRIIELLSLLSGKKIFPEKTLIIFDEVQECPSALGALKYFMEKAREYHIIAAGSLLGTLLAQPKSYPVGKVNLLDLYPMTFSEYLCATDEALYSYYCSIEKDQEIEEIFHDRLTDACNNYFIIGGMPECVDSWIRYKDPARISVIQRELTEIYENDFSKHSGKVNSGRILMVFRSIVSQLAKANEKFMYGAVREGARARDFEEAIEWLVSAGMLNKVCNVAKAEHPLAAFDKLDQFKLFMFDTGLLKNMAGIDNSAILLKSDYQFKGALTENYVLQQLKRQFEVSPRYYSDKNSEIDFVIQNGSEIIPVEVKAGEDRSAPSFRRFISEKNPEHAVRFSKLGYRKDGAFTNMPLYLADRMKELL; encoded by the coding sequence ATGAACAGAAAATCAATAGAACAATTAATGCGATGGAAAACAGACCCTGAACGGAAACCGCTTATAATAAAGGGTGCCAGACAGGTGGGAAAAACATGGCTCATGAAAGAATTCGGAAAAACCTGCTACGGGGATTATGTTTATCTGAACTTTGATGAAGAAGAATCCATAAAATCTGTTTTTGAAAAAAACAAAGACCCTCACCGGATAATTGAACTGCTGTCACTTTTAAGCGGGAAAAAGATATTTCCGGAAAAAACTCTTATCATATTCGATGAAGTACAGGAGTGTCCGTCAGCGCTTGGTGCCCTGAAATATTTCATGGAAAAAGCCAGAGAGTATCACATCATTGCCGCCGGAAGTCTTCTCGGCACACTTCTGGCTCAGCCAAAATCATACCCTGTAGGCAAGGTAAATCTTCTTGATCTGTATCCAATGACTTTTTCAGAATATCTGTGCGCCACTGATGAGGCGCTGTATTCATATTACTGCTCAATAGAAAAGGATCAGGAGATCGAAGAGATATTTCATGATCGTCTTACTGATGCGTGTAATAATTATTTTATAATAGGCGGTATGCCGGAATGCGTTGATTCATGGATCAGATATAAAGATCCGGCACGTATATCCGTTATTCAGCGTGAACTTACAGAAATATATGAAAATGATTTTTCAAAACACAGCGGAAAAGTAAACAGCGGCCGCATATTAATGGTATTCAGAAGTATAGTATCACAGCTCGCAAAAGCAAATGAAAAATTCATGTACGGAGCAGTTCGCGAGGGCGCGCGTGCAAGGGACTTTGAGGAAGCTATAGAATGGCTTGTTTCCGCAGGAATGCTTAACAAGGTGTGCAACGTTGCCAAAGCCGAACATCCGCTCGCTGCATTTGATAAGCTGGATCAGTTCAAGCTGTTTATGTTCGATACCGGTCTTCTTAAAAATATGGCCGGAATAGACAACAGTGCTATACTCTTAAAATCAGATTATCAGTTCAAAGGAGCACTGACAGAAAACTATGTTCTGCAGCAGCTGAAAAGACAATTTGAAGTAAGTCCGCGGTACTATTCTGATAAAAACAGCGAGATAGATTTTGTTATACAAAACGGATCAGAAATAATCCCAGTTGAAGTCAAAGCCGGCGAAGACCGCTCTGCGCCGTCATTCAGAAGATTCATCTCTGAAAAAAATCCTGAACATGCAGTGCGTTTTTCAAAACTCGGATACAGAAAAGACGGTGCATTCACAAACATGCCGCTTTATCTTGCCGACCGTATGAAAGAACTGTTATGA
- the thiS gene encoding sulfur carrier protein ThiS, with the protein MKLTINGESVTLDKPTTVSEYLAANGYKPARIAVEINEVILPKDQYETHNLCEGDLVEIVTFMGGG; encoded by the coding sequence ATGAAACTGACAATAAACGGCGAAAGCGTGACACTTGACAAGCCGACAACAGTAAGCGAATACCTTGCTGCAAACGGATACAAGCCGGCAAGAATAGCTGTTGAAATAAACGAGGTGATCCTCCCGAAGGATCAGTACGAAACACATAATCTCTGCGAAGGCGACCTTGTGGAAATCGTTACCTTCATGGGAGGCGGCTGA